The Tepidamorphus gemmatus sequence AGCGGACGAATGGATCGACCGTGCAGTTGCAGCCAGCCATGCTGGCGGGTCGTTCCGGCTTCCTCGTTGCGGAAAAGCCGTGCAGCGGCGAGCGGGTCGTTGACACCGTGATCGGCCGCACCGCCCGCATAGACGGAGGACTGCCCGATCATCACCGAACGTGCTGCCGGATCCTCGACGAGACCCGCCGCTGCCGACGTCCCGACCGCGTCTGCCGTGCCGACGCGGTTCCAGGTCGACGCATGGACCGCGGGCAAGCCGCGGTTGATCTCCACATAGGTGTCGGAAGCATCGAGCATGGCGAAGTGTATCGTCTCGACGATGACCGCGGGCATGGCAAGGCCGAGGGCGATCTGCACACCCCCTTCGAGTAAGCCTGAAGTCGGGATCATCCAAGGACTTCCTTCAGCCGCCGGGCGACGGCGGCCGGCACAAAGGCCGAGACATCGCCGCCCATGCCGGCGATCTGACGCACGAGACTGGCGGCAATGTGGCGGCAACCGGCCGAGGCGCCAAGAAAGACCGTATCTACGGCTGGAGCCATTGCGGCGTTCATACCGGCCATCTGCATCTCGTAGTCGAAATCGGTCGCATCCCTCAGGCCGCGGAAGATGACGGCCGCACCGGCCTCGCGCGCCGCATCGACCACAAGGCCGGAAAAGGTGACCACCCGCAGCTTCGCCCCGGCCGCGGCCACAAGCCCGGCCGCTTCCTGCTCGATCATGGCGCAGCGCTCGGCCGGCTCGAACAGCGGCGTCTTGCCATGATGGACGCCGACCGCGACCACCAGCATGTCCACCATGCGCGCCGCACGCCCGATGATGTCGA is a genomic window containing:
- the coaD gene encoding pantetheine-phosphate adenylyltransferase gives rise to the protein MIRIGLYSGSFDPITNGHLDIIGRAARMVDMLVVAVGVHHGKTPLFEPAERCAMIEQEAAGLVAAAGAKLRVVTFSGLVVDAAREAGAAVIFRGLRDATDFDYEMQMAGMNAAMAPAVDTVFLGASAGCRHIAASLVRQIAGMGGDVSAFVPAAVARRLKEVLG